In Numidum massiliense, a single genomic region encodes these proteins:
- a CDS encoding UDP-N-acetylmuramoyl-L-alanyl-D-glutamate--2,6-diaminopimelate ligase, producing MRLSDISEWLVPVHVVGEQDIKIENIACDSRKVSAGDLFICLRGFTVDGHDFAAQAVAQGAVALVVEEKLAVDVPQLVVPDTRRAMAVISSRFFDFPSNKFKLIGVTGTNGKTTTTHLIYHIMTAWGKKAGLIGTINRRIGDQVVEMKNTTPEALDLQRYLHDMHREGADYVAMEVSSHALDLGRVRGCQFRTAVFTNLTQDHLDYHETMENYLAAKELLFTQLGNTYSCKQAAYAVLNADDAASDYLLKRTAAQVVTYGIDQAADVRATNIRFSGQGVSFDVETFRGNGHLDLQLTGKFSVYNALAALATCLLEGVPFTVIKDSLEQVAGVDGRFERVNAGQPFTVLVDYAHTPDSLENVLKTVQEFVSGRVYCVVGCGGDRDRAKRPLMAQIAVQHSDVAVLTSDNPRTEDPERILQDMVDGVSGVDRARFTEIIDRREAIQFAIDAAEPGDVVLIAGKGHETYQEINGKRYDFDDRSVARAAIAANGFAKERERIE from the coding sequence GTGCGACTGTCTGACATCAGCGAATGGCTTGTCCCCGTGCACGTAGTGGGCGAGCAAGATATAAAAATAGAAAACATCGCGTGTGATTCGCGGAAAGTGTCTGCCGGCGACTTGTTCATTTGTTTGCGCGGTTTTACGGTCGACGGGCACGATTTTGCCGCACAAGCGGTGGCACAAGGGGCGGTGGCGCTCGTCGTCGAAGAGAAACTAGCCGTAGACGTGCCGCAACTTGTCGTTCCAGATACGCGACGAGCGATGGCTGTCATTAGCAGCCGCTTTTTCGATTTTCCAAGCAATAAATTTAAGCTCATTGGCGTAACAGGAACGAACGGAAAGACAACAACCACTCACCTTATTTATCATATAATGACAGCGTGGGGAAAAAAGGCGGGGTTAATTGGCACAATTAACCGACGCATCGGCGATCAAGTCGTAGAAATGAAAAACACGACACCGGAAGCACTCGATTTGCAACGTTATTTGCACGACATGCACAGAGAGGGCGCTGATTACGTGGCGATGGAAGTTTCTTCGCACGCGCTCGATCTCGGTCGCGTGCGCGGGTGCCAGTTTCGTACCGCTGTCTTTACAAACTTGACCCAGGATCACCTCGACTACCACGAGACGATGGAAAACTACCTAGCGGCAAAAGAGCTTTTGTTTACTCAGTTAGGGAACACTTACAGCTGTAAGCAGGCAGCGTACGCTGTGTTAAACGCCGACGATGCGGCGAGCGATTATTTGTTGAAGCGGACAGCGGCGCAAGTTGTTACATACGGGATTGACCAAGCGGCTGACGTGCGGGCGACGAACATTCGCTTTAGCGGACAAGGTGTTTCTTTTGATGTGGAGACATTCCGCGGTAACGGGCACCTCGACCTGCAGTTGACAGGCAAGTTCAGTGTGTACAACGCACTCGCTGCCCTTGCGACCTGCTTGCTGGAAGGTGTACCGTTCACTGTTATTAAGGACAGTCTCGAACAGGTCGCGGGTGTCGACGGACGGTTTGAACGCGTCAACGCGGGGCAACCGTTCACCGTGCTCGTCGATTATGCCCACACACCGGACAGTTTAGAAAATGTGCTGAAGACGGTGCAAGAATTTGTGAGCGGACGCGTTTACTGTGTCGTCGGCTGCGGCGGCGACCGCGACCGTGCAAAACGCCCGCTCATGGCACAAATCGCTGTGCAGCACAGTGACGTTGCCGTGTTGACGTCCGACAATCCGCGCACGGAAGATCCGGAGCGCATTTTGCAAGATATGGTGGATGGCGTCAGCGGCGTCGACCGTGCACGCTTCACGGAAATTATCGATCGGCGCGAGGCTATTCAATTTGCGATTGACGCTGCGGAGCCGGGCGACGTCGTGCTAATCGCTGGTAAAGGGCACGAAACGTATCAAGAAATTAACGGCAAACGGTACGATTTTGACGACCGTTCGGTGGCGCGCGCGGCAATTGCGGCGAACGGGTTCGCAAAGGAAAGAGAGAGGATTGAGTAG
- a CDS encoding UDP-N-acetylmuramoyl-tripeptide--D-alanyl-D-alanine ligase has translation MSRQMRTTFDQVVTWLGEEVTDVRGVGTYSGGGDSHNNEAGISDRTGGTYGSEGGANGATDATDATGANGREVTIDGVSTDTRTLAPGNLYIPIVGERFDGHAFIEQAVQAGAAAVVCQSDHTAVDVPLGCPVVYVGDTLRALQKLAHAYRRHTDARIVAVTGSNGKTTTKDLLAAVLRTTFNVHKTAGNLNNHIGLPLTILAMPEETDVAVLEMGMNHPGEISLLSRLAEPDIAVITNIGDAHIEFLGERRGIARAKLEIVDGLAAGGVLFINGDDDLLPEETAELKNPVYKVGLEEQSKVSASETEETEETVESDAGTAYGEAPITNERRRFGAGTQKQGGGFAWTARELETLGTRGTRFTTSDGCHYELPLLGAHNVRNALLALAVGRYMGVTREALQEGLRTASTSGGRLQLVESTSGMWVIDDSYNANPTAVRAAIDTLVGLPGKEEKWALLGDIFELGAHEEALHRELGAYACDRGVDRLFTVGMRGRWIYDAAKEAKGDSTMIAHFDTVDEAIHAISELQSARAALLVKASRGMALERVVKQLCNPATSR, from the coding sequence TTGAGTAGACAGATGCGGACGACTTTTGATCAAGTAGTGACATGGCTAGGTGAGGAAGTAACGGACGTACGCGGGGTAGGCACTTACAGTGGCGGGGGAGATAGTCACAATAACGAAGCGGGCATTAGCGATCGCACGGGGGGCACTTACGGTAGCGAAGGGGGCGCCAACGGTGCTACGGACGCTACGGACGCTACGGGCGCTAACGGCAGAGAGGTGACCATTGACGGCGTCTCGACCGATACGCGCACACTCGCCCCGGGGAACTTGTACATTCCGATCGTCGGGGAACGGTTCGACGGACACGCCTTTATCGAGCAAGCGGTACAGGCGGGAGCGGCAGCGGTCGTCTGTCAGTCCGACCACACCGCAGTTGACGTGCCGCTCGGATGTCCAGTCGTTTACGTCGGCGACACACTCCGCGCCTTGCAGAAGCTCGCTCACGCGTATCGGCGTCATACCGACGCGCGTATCGTGGCCGTTACCGGTTCGAACGGGAAGACGACGACGAAAGATTTACTCGCCGCCGTCTTACGTACGACGTTTAACGTACATAAGACAGCGGGCAACTTAAACAACCACATCGGGTTGCCCCTCACAATACTTGCGATGCCGGAGGAGACAGACGTCGCTGTGTTAGAGATGGGGATGAATCACCCGGGCGAAATCTCCTTGCTCTCGCGACTGGCGGAACCCGACATCGCCGTCATTACGAATATCGGCGATGCCCACATCGAGTTTTTGGGCGAGCGGCGGGGGATTGCGCGCGCGAAGTTAGAAATCGTGGATGGGTTGGCGGCTGGTGGCGTACTCTTTATTAACGGCGATGACGACTTGTTGCCGGAAGAGACGGCGGAGCTCAAGAACCCTGTCTATAAAGTCGGTCTAGAAGAGCAGTCGAAGGTGTCAGCTTCCGAGACAGAGGAGACAGAGGAGACGGTGGAGTCCGACGCGGGGACAGCTTATGGAGAAGCTCCTATAACGAATGAGAGGAGACGTTTTGGCGCAGGTACCCAAAAACAGGGCGGCGGTTTCGCATGGACGGCGCGAGAGCTGGAGACGTTAGGTACGCGTGGGACGCGCTTCACGACGAGTGACGGCTGTCACTATGAGCTGCCGCTACTCGGCGCGCACAACGTGCGTAACGCGTTACTCGCCTTAGCCGTCGGACGCTATATGGGCGTGACGCGCGAGGCGCTGCAGGAAGGGCTCAGGACGGCGAGCACTAGCGGCGGGAGGCTGCAGTTAGTGGAAAGTACGAGTGGCATGTGGGTCATCGACGATTCGTATAACGCGAATCCGACCGCCGTGCGGGCGGCGATCGACACGTTAGTCGGCCTGCCGGGGAAAGAGGAAAAATGGGCGTTACTCGGCGATATATTTGAACTCGGGGCACACGAAGAAGCGTTGCACCGCGAACTTGGCGCCTACGCGTGTGACAGAGGCGTGGATCGCCTGTTTACCGTCGGTATGCGCGGTCGCTGGATTTACGATGCGGCGAAAGAGGCAAAGGGAGATTCGACGATGATTGCGCATTTTGATACAGTAGACGAAGCGATCCACGCGATCAGCGAGTTACAAAGTGCGCGTGCTGCGTTGCTCGTGAAAGCGTCGCGCGGTATGGCACTCGAACGAGTCGTGAAGCAGCTGTGCAATCCGGCTACATCGCGATAG